A window of the Candidatus Baltobacteraceae bacterium genome harbors these coding sequences:
- a CDS encoding NFACT RNA binding domain-containing protein, which produces MYTDWLLIYRAARDLGERLRGARVRDVGGLADGRLALALWHRGTTTLLCIDSFAPTPVVTLEDGELPIADEPGFVRAAGAALRASVLQAVRSRKGDRLLRLEFGTRSRFGVESGYALVCELVPRFGNVVLLKDQTVVAAAKEFSLAENGTRAVETGQTYQPPPLDGTRYVPKLLMDGYGPERGAAIVDALLRDDAAREPLYVYRRDGALVQAHLAALPQFAELTLERAGDIFAIFGEDRSAHTHADQSDRLAKRRRDLERTLADRERKLRSELAQIAGMLRAAGERGSLRERGDAIYATLHELDGLDRTTAKERATAFFAKYKKLGSTAEHLAARRADLESGLEDIGHLRWELERAAEGEIGDVAEAIAGLDAHRGKPRVRNAGRKRKPLQYATASGSRIFVGRTPVENADLTFRVARPNDLWFHVQNQPGAHVILQRDERGEPADPDIVAAASLAALHSKAKTSPKVTVDFTLRKFVRKRPSAAPGLVFYTHSRSLFVEPREIGVTLLR; this is translated from the coding sequence GTGTATACCGACTGGCTCCTGATCTATCGAGCGGCGCGCGACCTGGGCGAGCGCCTGCGCGGTGCGCGCGTTCGCGATGTCGGCGGGCTCGCCGACGGCCGCCTTGCGCTCGCGCTCTGGCATCGGGGTACGACGACGCTGCTCTGTATCGATTCGTTTGCGCCGACGCCGGTCGTGACGCTCGAGGATGGCGAACTGCCGATCGCCGACGAGCCCGGATTCGTGCGGGCCGCCGGCGCGGCTTTGCGCGCGAGCGTCCTGCAAGCCGTGCGCTCGCGCAAAGGCGACCGGCTCTTGCGCCTCGAGTTCGGTACGCGTTCGCGATTCGGCGTCGAAAGCGGCTACGCACTGGTCTGCGAACTCGTCCCGCGCTTCGGCAACGTCGTTCTGCTCAAGGATCAAACCGTGGTTGCGGCCGCCAAAGAATTTTCACTCGCCGAGAACGGCACGCGCGCGGTCGAAACCGGCCAAACCTATCAACCGCCGCCGCTCGACGGCACGCGGTACGTACCGAAACTGCTGATGGACGGCTACGGGCCCGAGCGCGGAGCGGCCATCGTCGACGCGCTGCTGCGCGACGACGCGGCGCGCGAACCGCTCTACGTCTACCGCCGCGACGGTGCGCTCGTGCAAGCGCATCTCGCGGCGCTGCCGCAATTCGCCGAACTCACTCTGGAACGGGCCGGCGATATCTTTGCGATCTTCGGCGAAGATCGCAGCGCTCACACGCATGCCGACCAGAGCGATCGGCTCGCGAAGCGGCGGCGCGATTTGGAACGAACGCTGGCCGACCGCGAACGCAAACTGCGCTCGGAGCTGGCGCAGATCGCCGGCATGCTGCGCGCGGCGGGGGAGCGCGGAAGCTTGCGCGAGCGCGGCGACGCGATTTACGCGACCCTGCACGAACTCGACGGCCTCGATCGGACCACGGCGAAGGAGCGGGCGACGGCGTTCTTCGCCAAATATAAAAAACTCGGATCGACCGCGGAGCATCTCGCCGCGCGGCGCGCCGATCTCGAATCGGGCCTTGAGGATATCGGGCATTTGCGCTGGGAACTCGAGCGCGCCGCCGAGGGCGAGATCGGCGACGTCGCCGAGGCCATCGCGGGGCTCGACGCACATCGGGGGAAGCCGCGCGTTCGAAACGCGGGGCGCAAACGCAAACCGCTGCAGTATGCGACCGCGAGCGGCTCGCGAATTTTCGTTGGACGCACGCCGGTCGAAAATGCGGACCTCACGTTTCGCGTCGCGCGCCCGAACGATCTGTGGTTTCACGTACAGAACCAGCCGGGAGCGCACGTCATCCTGCAGCGCGACGAACGCGGGGAACCTGCGGATCCCGACATCGTAGCGGCCGCCTCGCTTGCGGCGCTCCACTCCAAAGCAAAGACGAGCCCCAAGGTCACCGTCGACTTCACGCTGCGAAAGTTCGTGCGCAAGCGTCCGTCGGCGGCCCCGGGGCTCGTCTTTTACACCCATTCGCGTTCGCTCTTCGTCGAGCCGCGCGAGATCGGCGTTACCCTACTTCGGTAG
- a CDS encoding long-chain fatty acid--CoA ligase codes for MPLSLASILAESALRHADRTAVVLGAGRLTYAQLWEQARRYAAVFRDRGVNAGDRVALMIPNLPDFPRAYYGALAIGAVVVPVHSLLRASEVEYVLRDSGAKLFVGAAMLPEGLAGAALAGVDAVSLLDGPPFAPEPSFPGTPRLEKLAESAAPMGGLVEREPSDDAVILYTSGTTGAPKGALLSQFNMVMNAQVSAFDLFAVQPEDVMLGCLPLFHSFGQTCVMNTAFRIGASVVLMPRFDGAAALDLLVRENVTLFSGVPTMYLALLEAAKKDPRRPALRACSSGGSALPLAILERFEAEFGAPIYEGYGLSETSPVASFNQQAFGRKAGTVGCAIWGVDLRIADAEIENRIEFVATGEIGEVVIRGHNVFKGYLNRPEATAAVMVEGWFRSGDLGTQDADGFVSIVDRKKDMVLRGGYNVYPREVEDVLVRHPAIAQVAVIGIPDPVHGEEIVAVIVLGSETPAPAAADLIAWSKERLARYKYPRRVEFVEAFPLGPSGKVLKRELVARFS; via the coding sequence ATGCCCCTCTCGCTCGCATCGATCCTGGCCGAATCGGCATTGCGCCACGCCGATCGTACCGCCGTTGTTCTGGGCGCCGGGCGCTTGACCTACGCCCAACTCTGGGAGCAGGCACGGCGCTACGCGGCCGTCTTTCGCGATCGGGGCGTGAACGCGGGCGACCGAGTCGCGCTCATGATCCCCAACCTGCCCGATTTTCCGCGCGCGTATTACGGCGCTCTGGCCATCGGCGCGGTCGTGGTCCCGGTCCACTCGCTCCTGCGGGCGAGCGAGGTGGAGTACGTCCTGCGCGACAGCGGGGCGAAACTCTTCGTCGGAGCGGCGATGCTTCCCGAGGGGCTGGCCGGAGCGGCCCTGGCCGGCGTCGATGCCGTAAGCCTGCTGGATGGTCCGCCGTTTGCGCCCGAGCCGAGTTTCCCCGGAACGCCCCGCCTCGAGAAGTTGGCAGAGTCGGCGGCCCCGATGGGCGGCCTGGTGGAACGCGAGCCCTCCGACGATGCGGTGATTCTGTACACCAGCGGCACCACCGGAGCGCCCAAGGGCGCCCTGTTGAGCCAATTCAATATGGTGATGAACGCCCAAGTCAGCGCCTTCGATCTCTTCGCGGTGCAGCCGGAGGACGTCATGCTCGGGTGCCTGCCGCTCTTTCACTCCTTCGGGCAAACCTGCGTGATGAACACGGCGTTCCGAATCGGCGCGAGCGTCGTCCTCATGCCGCGCTTCGACGGTGCGGCCGCCCTCGATCTGCTCGTTCGCGAAAACGTCACGCTCTTTAGCGGCGTCCCCACGATGTACCTCGCCCTGCTGGAGGCCGCGAAAAAAGACCCCCGCCGGCCCGCGCTGCGGGCGTGTTCGTCGGGAGGCTCCGCGCTTCCACTCGCCATCCTCGAGCGCTTCGAGGCCGAGTTCGGCGCGCCGATCTACGAGGGGTACGGACTCTCCGAGACTTCACCCGTCGCCTCTTTTAACCAGCAAGCATTCGGCCGCAAGGCCGGGACCGTGGGCTGCGCAATCTGGGGCGTCGATCTGCGAATCGCCGACGCCGAGATCGAAAACCGCATCGAGTTCGTCGCAACCGGTGAGATCGGGGAAGTCGTCATCCGCGGCCACAACGTTTTTAAGGGCTACCTGAACCGGCCCGAAGCGACCGCCGCGGTGATGGTCGAGGGCTGGTTTCGCAGCGGCGACCTCGGCACGCAAGACGCCGACGGCTTCGTCTCGATCGTCGACCGCAAAAAAGACATGGTGCTGCGCGGCGGTTACAACGTTTATCCGCGTGAGGTTGAAGACGTGCTCGTTCGGCATCCGGCGATCGCGCAAGTCGCGGTGATCGGCATCCCCGATCCGGTTCACGGAGAAGAGATCGTCGCCGTCATCGTGCTCGGTTCCGAAACGCCGGCTCCCGCCGCCGCAGACCTGATCGCATGGTCGAAAGAACGGCTCGCGCGCTACAAGTATCCGCGACGCGTCGAATTCGTCGAAGCGTTTCCGCTCGGACCGAGCGGGAAAGTGCTAAAACGCGAACTCGTCGCCCGCTTTAGCTAG
- the rpoZ gene encoding DNA-directed RNA polymerase subunit omega, translating to MAKSKISVFGDLDVLMTKVDSKFSLVNVATKRAKQLNNHPDLALTEHVNLNKPVSTALNEIADGRIQFHRTREGIK from the coding sequence ATGGCTAAAAGCAAGATCTCGGTATTCGGCGATCTCGACGTTCTCATGACCAAGGTCGACTCGAAATTCAGCCTGGTCAACGTAGCGACCAAGCGCGCCAAACAGCTGAACAACCATCCCGACTTGGCGCTCACGGAGCACGTGAACCTCAACAAGCCCGTCTCGACGGCGCTCAACGAAATCGCCGACGGCAGGATCCAGTTCCATCGCACCCGCGAAGGCATTAAATAG
- the gmk gene encoding guanylate kinase, protein MFGPGLLFVVSGPSGAGKDTLVDALRARMPRLRYSVSATTRDPRPGEREGEHYFFLPRDEFERRRGADGFLEWREYNDNLYGTPRDFVERTLTEGYDLIMKPEVNGALSIKKTFPDAVLIFLLPDRFSHLRARLLARRTETNEEIAGRLEIAHREVKSIRDFDYIVINEERRSEDAVRDMQAILQAERFRIHRFSDDSIRNLEES, encoded by the coding sequence GTGTTCGGCCCGGGTCTGCTCTTCGTTGTGTCGGGCCCGTCGGGGGCCGGTAAAGACACCCTGGTCGATGCATTGCGCGCTCGCATGCCGCGGCTGCGGTACTCCGTCTCGGCGACGACGCGCGATCCGCGGCCGGGCGAGCGGGAAGGCGAGCATTACTTCTTTCTCCCGCGGGACGAGTTCGAGCGGCGACGGGGCGCCGACGGCTTTCTCGAGTGGCGCGAATACAACGACAACCTCTACGGCACGCCGCGCGATTTCGTCGAGCGGACGCTGACCGAAGGCTACGATCTCATCATGAAGCCCGAAGTCAACGGTGCCCTCTCGATCAAGAAAACCTTCCCGGACGCCGTGCTGATCTTCTTGCTGCCGGACCGGTTCTCGCACTTACGGGCACGGTTGCTCGCACGGCGAACCGAGACGAACGAAGAGATTGCCGGGCGTCTGGAGATTGCCCATCGTGAAGTCAAGTCGATTCGCGACTTCGACTACATCGTCATCAACGAAGAGCGCCGTTCCGAGGATGCGGTTCGGGACATGCAGGCGATCCTGCAGGCGGAACGCTTTCGCATCCATCGCTTCAGCGACGACTCAATAAGGAATTTGGAAGAATCATAA